The genomic window CCGTGTTCTAACATCCTACGCTTTAGTTCAATCGTTTGGTAAATCTACGCAATCGTGTCATGCGTCCTATTTCAAAAAAGTGGGCCTGTCTGCCTTACGTCGTTACacaagacgtcgttttgtGTCACTTGTGTGTGAAGACgttaaaaaaagaagatgacTTGCATGGTCATGCTAAGAACCGGCAATTGTATTATTTAAAGTAGTTAGAACTTcagaaagacggaaaagacgtcattCATTCAATACAATTTAAAGGAAGTGACATCATACCCGCTTCTTTTTGATCAATATAAACGGGCAAGTTTGGATAAAAAAGGATGAAAAGCCTCAGTGAGCAAGACAACACGATGATTGCTAGTTCAACTTGAAGGTGCTTGTTTGCAGCACTCATACTATTTCTAAACGCTGTCGAGAGCAATAACCCCAAATCAGATCAGGTATCTCAGTTCAGTTGACTCTTCAATCCcctctaaaaagaaatattgTCTTGCTAAGGGCTCTGTTGGAGGGTGTTCAGGAGTACCAGGAATTCCTGGATCTCCAGGCCACAATGGATTGCCAGGAAGAGATGGATTGAAAGGAAGTGATGGAATGAAGGGCGGTAAGGGAGACAGAGGTGATAAAGGAGGCACTGGAAAGACGGGTCCTAAAGGAAGTTTGGGACAAAGAGGATCAATGGGGCCAATAGGaatcaaaggagaaaaggggATCAAAGGAAATTTGGGAGAACGAGGAGAGCCCGGACctcaaggagaaaacggcaCTGCCAATTCTATAAACTGGAAGCAGTGTGTCTGGAATAGATCTGATAGCAAAGATACAGGTCTCATACAGGTAATTTTCAAAGGCAAATTTTACACACACTAAATTGATTTCCATTAGGAATgcgtcttcaaaaaacgTAATTCTGCTACCGCTCTCAAAGTAGCGTATGCTGCCAATATGAGAGTCTATTGCCCTGGTGGTACTTGCTGTGGACGTTGGTACATCACTTTTAATGGAGCGGAATGCTCTGGACCAATGACAATTGAAGGAGTTCTGCGCATATCCAACTCCAGAGATGATCCTCTTCGACATGGCCAAATAGAAGGACTCTGTGAAAACATTCCAACTGGATCAATAAGAGTAGCTGTTCATGTAGGAAACTGTCAGGGCTATGGATCATCTGATCGTCACTCTGGATGGAATTCTGTTTCTCGGATAATGATTGAAGAATATCCCCAGTCGCGAAACTGACTGGACTCAAGCCAACGACTTTTAATTGACTAATTCTACTGATGTCTGCATGACGCTGAGTTGTATGTTCTGTATGCTTGTGAATTATTACTTGTAGTGGTACTCTTTCCCGAGACAGAAgttcttttgcttctgctACGACTTTATGAACGCTGCTGGTAGACTTCGGTGCTGACGCAGTTTTGTGTATAGTAGAGCCAAACAAGCCTTTGGAAGccgagaaaaaggaaacaggtgaagaagcagaagccgCTGGGTTGAAGCTGGAACCCAAAGCGGCATAAAGGCGTAAGGCATTCACGGCGCTAAATGTAGTGCTGTTCAGACCTGCaggagaaaaacgatttAAAAAAGAATTACAAGACGCGTTGCTGTTTGAAATTACACAGATTAGTTTTTCTGATTTCGCTGAGGCTTGGACAGTTCAGGCCGGAAACGGTGGCATTTCTCTTCGCGCTCGGCTCGGCTGGTAGGAGGTGTCGATCTCAAGCTTGGTCGGCGATTGGGCCCACTGAGACCACTCGGACACTTCACAGGGAAGCAAATATGGATTGCAACGACTGCCTAAACAATTTTGTCCGAATTTTGTCCGGCACAGGGTGTGAAGGCTGATAGCGTTGTTGGTGATGCCAAGAACAGCAAAAAGAGCAATAAAACCCAACTTCAACTTCACATTGAGTTGATCTTCTTTGACAAACTTTTTAGAAGGGCTGTACGTTTTGCTGCAAAGGAAACTAGAGCTTGCTTATACCTGTGCGGTGATGGAGGACGGTTATGTCATTCGCGTGATCGTGAAGACAGTGCTCCGGGGCTAAACGCAGTCTCCATCATCCGCCGTCATTTACCTACTAGAACCGTGACGTTGTGCCTACCTCTGCGGCTAATTGTTATGCGTCTCCTCTCAATAAAAGCCGGCGCTTGCCATTCCAAGGTTCTGCCGACAAGAGAACTTCTGCACTTCAAATAACTAAACGTGAGAACGTGTTGTTGTCGTCACCACGTGAGATATCTGGTGGTCCTCGTCTCTCCAACGCAGAGCCAAATTTCTTTTGACTCAATCAAGTGCGGAAGCGCGTGCTTCCTGTTTGAACGACATTCATTGCACTGCATGAATCGACGATTCATTTTTCAGCAAGTGCGTAGAACAGTGCTGTCGGAGCTTAAGGCACTAGAATGGCCACGTCACTGAAATGTTGTCAATGCAAGAGAAAGACGGAGTCTCCCCTTTTGTGTCCGTTATATATTCCACAACTTATGATTATCATAAGCCACTGCACCACATTATTTCATTCGTTGCCTTGATGGGTGAGCTACTGGGAAAATTATGCCTTTTTTCAATCGCCTCTCAATTGTAAACtgaaaggggcctcacctaAAGAGAAGTCGCAGACGTTTACGGCAAGGCTATCGGTTTCTTTTATATGGCAGAAAACGGACTCGTCTTTGATGGAAATTTACGCTCTGGACGAGAAAGCCTGCAGatcttcagaaaaaaatcctcgCCGGGCTCAGGTAGACCGATGTGGCTACATTAAGCCTTTGCAGCAGGCTGTAAACCCGCCGACTGCGTGGTTGCCAGTACGCAACTTGACAAGAGAGAACTGCAAAAGAGCGAGGATTTCTTTATCCGGGAGCACAAACGCACGGACGTCGTTTTTATGCTTTTTTACGCCGTTGGGCGTTGCTGCGTGATTTTGGCTCACATACTTATCGCGTGAGCCAAAGGCGTCTTTCTTGGCATTTTTCTGCCAGTCATCGCCTCTTCCGTGGGGTAACGGACAATCCGTGGATCGACAGCATTGCCTAGCTCCCATCGGTCCTTGAATTCCAAGCGTCTAGTTGCCTGAAGCTGTACTCAGACGCGGTGCGGGTAGGTCTGCTTATTGCCAACTTGTAGGGGGCCCGAACAAATTTTCCGGTTTGCGTGCAGAATTATTGGCACAGTAGCTTTAGTGTTTGCCTTTACCACTGCACGTAGAGCCATAAAAATAGCTCTTTACCCTTGgcatttaaaaaaaattgtttagTACTGTACTGCATAGCAAAAAACGAGATGAACTGCGGAAATTTTCTCCGAAAAATACTGAATCAGTGCTGTTCATCCCCGGGACAAATGCGCAGTCTCTATGAATCAACGAAAGATATACAGACGACCTTTAATGATAAGCATGTAGATTGCAGGTAAGTGGATTATAACAACGGGTCATTGCTAACGTTTTTTACAGCGTTGTTAATATTCTTAATCGAATATTGAAAGTAAGAGAAGGAGACGTGAATTCCGTCAAGCCATGTATGTTAACATATAGACAGGGGTCACcttattttattgattaataaatGAACGTTGGCAGTGTTCTCTCTGGTGGAATCTTTAGAACGGCGTCAACGAAGGTCCGGTGTTGGTAATGCAATGAAGCCCGTTTGTGATTCGAATTACTTTCGATTCTCTTGCAGACAAAAGAGCCGTCGATTTGTATCATTTTGCTTTCGAAGAGGTCGGTCACTTTTGGAAAGAGCTCGGCGCCGCTCTCGGCTTTCTGAAACGCGAACTGGACGGCATGGAGGAATTCCACGCCAATCATCGACAGGGCGTGAAATACATGGCATGGGCAATGCTTGAGGAATATCGGGCAGCAAAAGGTTTTCGACTGTCGTCTATtgaacgtcttcgccgaGAACTGGCCAAAGTAAAGGGTAGACACACGGTGAAAATTCCTGAGAATGAGAGAAAAGCCAGCAGTAATTCATGAAAATGTTAATATTGTTTATTGTGGATTCATTGATGTACTGTAGTTCTTTTGCCCAGCTGCATTATTGACGATAGGAGGTTCTACGGTCGAGAAGAGGAGCTTCTGCAGATTGCTCAGTACCTATGGAACGGCAAAACAAGGCAAAGTAGAGTCGAGCCAATCGAAGTCCAACGCATCCAGGCAGACTGCGCGcacgattaattaattaatgatcaTTGATTTATGACCTTTCTATAGATTATCGCTGGAGTTGGAGGTGTCGGTAAAACGACTCTCGGTTTCAAGTACGCTCTTCAATTTGCAAAATCCTATTCCGACGGCATTTTCTACTTCAACGCCGAATCATACCCCTCATTCTTAGTGTGGCTACGCGAGAACGTACGCTGAGGAGACAGCAGATATTACGTAGAATTATGTAAATACATACAGTATTATTTAGGCCGCAAGAGCCGCGGATCTCGCCGGTTCAACTGACGGCGTTACCATGACTTCCCATGCCGACGCCttgcgcgtttttttcaacTATCTCGCTCGACGTCCACGATCGTTGCTCTTCCTCGACAAcgccgacgatttcgaatttCTCAAGAGCTGCCTACCAGGCCACTCGGTCGCTTGCCACGTCGTCATAACGACGCGCAGAACGCAAACGCACGACATTTTTCAccaacgaaacgtcgaccGTCTGACGTTGAAcgttcttcaaaaagaaaaagcgatcgCCGCTCTCTATCGCTTGTCCGGAAAGCGTTCGTATTcgcagacgacgtcggacTACAACGAGCGAAAATACGCAGAAaaagtcgccgtcgaacCGCCCGTTGAGGGCCTGCCTCTCGCTCTATCCCACGCCGGTTCGTTCATCGAGCAGCATCGCATCACCTTTCGTCAGTACTGGACGAAATTGGAAGCGGAGGCGAAGCGCTTGGAAGCGGCTGCGTTGAACTTGGATAGCTTCTTGCGCTACTTTCACCTGTCTCACCTGAAGGCGGGTCTCGATCGCTGCGGAATTCACAGCGTTAGAAATTTCGTCAAATTGAATCCCACGACAGTCGGCTTGAA from Oscarella lobularis chromosome 1, ooOscLobu1.1, whole genome shotgun sequence includes these protein-coding regions:
- the LOC136193743 gene encoding collagen triple helix repeat-containing protein 1-like; this translates as MKSLTLILFLNAVESNNPKSDQGSVGGCSGVPGIPGSPGHNGLPGRDGLKGSDGMKGGKGDRGDKGGTGKTGPKGSLGQRGSMGPIGIKGEKGIKGNLGERGEPGPQGENGTANSINWKQCVWNRSDSKDTGLIQECVFKKRNSATALKVAYAANMRVYCPGGTCCGRWYITFNGAECSGPMTIEGVLRISNSRDDPLRHGQIEGLCENIPTGSIRVAVHVGNCQGYGSSDRHSGWNSVSRIMIEEYPQSRN